From a single Amphiprion ocellaris isolate individual 3 ecotype Okinawa chromosome 18, ASM2253959v1, whole genome shotgun sequence genomic region:
- the LOC111588294 gene encoding uncharacterized protein LOC111588294 isoform X2 produces the protein MDSERVMFCPFCGEHMSRLTRFCFSCGRSLECLNGADQTDRVDMLQQCIRYFNEGHSYAVIVDMMSCLHGFQISLRSLKSKLNEAGLYRRKYYSATNAIMRAIQLELRGPGQLFGYRTMCQVLKQKHNLRVKRDHVMNLLRELNTRGCERRSRRRFVRRTYHSMGPNYMWHADGYDKLKPFGLAISGCIDGFSRKVMWLACGPTNNDPSVIAYYFLSCVRNLGVTPMRLRTDCGTENGTMAAIQSTLRHYHNDYFSGASSHMYGSSTNNQRIESWWSIFRKGRSQFWMDLFADLRDAGYFNGSHEHQCLLRYSFGDIIQKDLDECVRLWNSHRIRPSRTASCPGGLAPETVDLKLNGLNWMPFLRLAC, from the exons atggacagcgagcgggtgatgttttgcccgttttgtggggaacatatgagccgattgacgcggttttgtttttcgtgtggtcggtctttagagtgtttaaatggcgcagatcagaccgacagagtagATATGCTTCAGCAGTGTATAAGATATTTCAATGAAGGACACTCGTACGCTGTAATCGTGGATATGATGTCATGTTTACACGGTTTTCAAATCAGCTTGAGGTCTCTGAAAAGCAAACTGAATGAAGCTGGTTTATATCGCAGAAAGTATTACTCCGCTACAAACGCCATAATGAGGGCCATCCAACTGGAACTTCGTGGACCTGGACAGTTATTTGGCTACCGCACGATGTGCCAGGTGCTTAAACAAAAGCACAATCTACGTGTAAAGAGGGATCATGTGATGAATTTGCTTCGGGAACTGAATACTCGGGGATGTGAGAGGAGATCACGCAGAAGGTTTGTCAGAAGAACTTACCACTCCATGGGACCAAACTACATGTGGCATGCAGATGGTTATGACAAGCTTAAGCCATTCGGGTTGGCTATTTCAGGCTGTATCGATGGATTTTCCCGTAAAGTAATGTGGCTTGCATGTGGACCGACAAATAATGACCCAAGTGTGATCGCTTACTATTTTCTGTCATGTGTGCGAAACCTTGGTGTCACTCCCATGAGACTGAGGACTGACTGTGGCACTGAGAACGGGACCATGGCTGCAATTCAGAGCACACTACGCCACTACCACAATGACTACTTCTCTGGAGCATCCAGCCACATGTATGGCTCATCCACAAACAACCAGAGGATTGAGTCCTGGTGGTCCATCTTCAGAAAGGGAAG GTCTCAGTTCTGGATGGACCTATTTGCAGACCTTAGAGATGCTGGATACTTCAACGGGAGTCATGAGCATCAATGTCTACTGAGATATTCTTTTGGTGATATTATCCAGAAGGACTTGGATGAGTGTGTGAGACTGTGGAACAGTCACAGGATCCGCCCCTCAAGAACAGCATCATGTCCAGGAG GTTTGGCTCCAGAGACTGTGGATTTAAAGTTGAACGGGCTGAACTGGATGCCTTTCCTGAGGCTCGCCTGTTAA
- the LOC111588294 gene encoding uncharacterized protein LOC111588294 isoform X1 produces the protein MDSERVMFCPFCGEHMSRLTRFCFSCGRSLECLNGADQTDRVDMLQQCIRYFNEGHSYAVIVDMMSCLHGFQISLRSLKSKLNEAGLYRRKYYSATNAIMRAIQLELRGPGQLFGYRTMCQVLKQKHNLRVKRDHVMNLLRELNTRGCERRSRRRFVRRTYHSMGPNYMWHADGYDKLKPFGLAISGCIDGFSRKVMWLACGPTNNDPSVIAYYFLSCVRNLGVTPMRLRTDCGTENGTMAAIQSTLRHYHNDYFSGASSHMYGSSTNNQRIESWWSIFRKGRSQFWMDLFADLRDAGYFNGSHEHQCLLRYSFGDIIQKDLDECVRLWNSHRIRPSRTASCPGGVPNELYYLPYRFGSRDCGFKVERAELDAFPEARLLRAPCGDTSMQEYLDLAMENSHLQKPECWQSATELYLKLKETAEL, from the exons atggacagcgagcgggtgatgttttgcccgttttgtggggaacatatgagccgattgacgcggttttgtttttcgtgtggtcggtctttagagtgtttaaatggcgcagatcagaccgacagagtagATATGCTTCAGCAGTGTATAAGATATTTCAATGAAGGACACTCGTACGCTGTAATCGTGGATATGATGTCATGTTTACACGGTTTTCAAATCAGCTTGAGGTCTCTGAAAAGCAAACTGAATGAAGCTGGTTTATATCGCAGAAAGTATTACTCCGCTACAAACGCCATAATGAGGGCCATCCAACTGGAACTTCGTGGACCTGGACAGTTATTTGGCTACCGCACGATGTGCCAGGTGCTTAAACAAAAGCACAATCTACGTGTAAAGAGGGATCATGTGATGAATTTGCTTCGGGAACTGAATACTCGGGGATGTGAGAGGAGATCACGCAGAAGGTTTGTCAGAAGAACTTACCACTCCATGGGACCAAACTACATGTGGCATGCAGATGGTTATGACAAGCTTAAGCCATTCGGGTTGGCTATTTCAGGCTGTATCGATGGATTTTCCCGTAAAGTAATGTGGCTTGCATGTGGACCGACAAATAATGACCCAAGTGTGATCGCTTACTATTTTCTGTCATGTGTGCGAAACCTTGGTGTCACTCCCATGAGACTGAGGACTGACTGTGGCACTGAGAACGGGACCATGGCTGCAATTCAGAGCACACTACGCCACTACCACAATGACTACTTCTCTGGAGCATCCAGCCACATGTATGGCTCATCCACAAACAACCAGAGGATTGAGTCCTGGTGGTCCATCTTCAGAAAGGGAAG GTCTCAGTTCTGGATGGACCTATTTGCAGACCTTAGAGATGCTGGATACTTCAACGGGAGTCATGAGCATCAATGTCTACTGAGATATTCTTTTGGTGATATTATCCAGAAGGACTTGGATGAGTGTGTGAGACTGTGGAACAGTCACAGGATCCGCCCCTCAAGAACAGCATCATGTCCAGGAGGTGTGCCCAATGAGCTCTACTACTTACCATACAG GTTTGGCTCCAGAGACTGTGGATTTAAAGTTGAACGGGCTGAACTGGATGCCTTTCCTGAGGCTCGCCTGTTAAGAGCTCCATGTGGGGACACCAGCATGCAGGAGTATTTGGACTTGGCCATGGAGAACAGTCATTTACAGAAGCCAGAGTGTTGGCAGTCTGCAACTGAACTGTATCTAAAACTAAAAGAAACTGCTGAGCTATGA
- the LOC111588293 gene encoding uncharacterized protein LOC111588293 isoform X2 produces the protein MDSERVMFCPFCGEHMSRLTRFCFSCGRSLECLNGADQTDRAETQETSQPSVNAKQEKSCPSYKHFLEYRSSKSKERQSCNYRPRGRHRAKQRNHVQINIGLMMPHGNDGTDFKPVRGKSLPLFVDPEVEAPDLLKQAVKKMRTFNKDVPEGPYVLLYPDCSEVVHVPGSEKTFKLADYKKELGRPYCRINFFICLETHFKGEVGDTSDSDSEIIITSRSTAEFNQADTVVFEPPNQSTPKHKTEDKRNALRHSTTIQPGLIEISDAEDMDPPETNSAKTSCYGKYTDLYAPGVEEDDEELVTVTEEISQHTAREEMNITLPDVVANLSLPIDHKNVCRFNISRANVWDGAVRGFKRTTYSETYDMLVRFTDDAGVFEEGIDTGGPRREFLTLLMKHLKDRPIFDGPEGHRFLVYNANAVREDEYFMAGKMIAVSIVHGGPGPHFLSEDLVHYLAGQPSFKAAVSLITDEEIGKALREIENATSLDALRECILRHSTMLQTAGCLRHVAALGEKKEVVADYLRWYIIDRNSSVIDRFKDGLTTLQFLNALQQHPSLLSPVLCHTAKPLTGLELERLFKPNLSPSGSNRRLKESQTLAYWADYLLDCEEGKASVSVEDVLMFATGLSSLPPSGLEPLPQIQFLDDSPFPMANTCSNLLKLPLLDSYSMFKSQMDFGIENSPGFGCF, from the exons atggacagcgagcgggtgatgttttgcccgttttgtggggaacatatgagccgattgacgcggttttgtttttcgtgtggtcggtctttagagtgtttaaatggcgcagatcagaccgacagagcagaaacacaggAGACATCTCAACCATCGGTTAATGCTAAACAGG AAAAATCGTGTCCATCATATAAGCATTTCCTGGAGTACAGAAGCTCAAAGTCAAAGGAGCGGCAGTCATGTAACTACAGGCCGCGTGGAAGACATCGGGCTAAACAACGAAATCATGTCCAG ataaacattgGGTTGATGATGCCACATGGAAATGATGGAACTGATTTCAAACCTGTAAGAGGGAAAAGTCTTCCGTTATTTGTTGACCCAGAGGTCGAAGCACCTGATCTTCTGAAACAAGCTGTGAAGAAAATGAGAACATTCAACAAGGACGTGCCAGAAGGACCATATGTCCTTTTGTATCCAGACTGCTCAGAGGTGGTCCATGTGCCAGGGTCAGAAAAAACGTTCAAACTGGCTGATTATAAAAAGGAACTAGGGAGGCCATACTGCAGGATCAACTTTTTCATTTGCCTTGAAACACATTTCAAAGGAG aagtgGGAGATACCTCAGACTCTGATTCTGAAATTATCATCACATCAAGGAGCACAGCTGAATTTAATCAAGCTGACACTGTG GTTTTTGAACCACCAAACCAAAGTACTCccaaacacaaaactgaagaTAAAAG AAATGCACTACGACATTCAACAACAATTCAGCCTGGACTG atAGAAATATCTGATGCTGAGGATATGGATCCACCTGAAACTAATTCAGCTAAGACTTCTTGCTATGG TAAATACACGGACCTGTATGCACCAGGTGTTGAGGAAGATGACGAGGAGCTGGTTACAGTCACTGAGGAAATTTCCCAGCACACAGCAAG GGAGGAGATGAACATAACACTACCTGACGTTGTGGCAAATCTGTCACTTCCTATTGatcacaaaaatgtctgcaGATTCAACATCTCAAGGGCTAATGTTTGGGATGGAGCAGTCAGAGGTTTCAAGCGTACAACATATTCTGAAACCTATGACATGCTTGTCAGATTTACTGATGATGCTGGTGTCTTTGAGGAGGGAATTGATACAGGTGGTCCAAGAAGAGAATTTTTAACTCTGCTAATGAAACACCTGAAAGACCGACCCATTTTTGATGGACCAGAAGGACATCGGTTCTTGGTCTACAATGCAAATG CTGTTAGGGAGGATGAATACTTCATGGCAGGAAAGATGATCGCAGTGTCAATTGTACATGGAGGTCCAGGACCCCATTTCCTGTCTGAAGATCTTGTACATTACCTTGCTGGCCAGCCTTCGTTCAAAGCTGCAGTTAGTTTAATAACTGATGAAGAAATAGGGAAAGCTTTGCGAGAG ATTGAGAATGCTACTTCATTGGATGCTCTGCGGGAATGTATCCTGAGACACAGCACAATGTTACAAACAGCAGGCTGTCTGAGACATGTGGCTGCTCtgggagagaagaaagaagtTGTGGCAGACTACCTCAGATGGTATATTATTGACCGCAACTCATCTGTAATTGACAG ATTCAAAGATGGTCTTACTACCCTTCAGTTTCTTAATGCACTACAACAACACCCTTCTTTGCTGTCCCCTGTCCTGTGCCACACTGCAAAGCCACTCACTGGCTTGGAACTTGAGAGACTCTTCAAACCTAACCTCAGCCCTTCAGGGAGTAACAGGAGACTAAAAGAAAGTCAAACTTTGGCCTACTGGGCAGACTACCTCCTTGATTGTGaag aagGCAAGGCCTCTGTGTCTGTGGAGGATGTTTTGATGTTTGCAACTGGGCTGTCATCACTTCCCCCTTCTGGTTTGGAACCACTGCCTCAAATACAGTTCCTGGATGACTCTCCATTCCCGATGGCAAATACATGTTCAAACTTGCTAAAATTACCACTCCTTGATTCATACAGTATGTTTAAGTCACAAATGGACTTTGGAATTGAAAATAGTCCAGgatttggctgtttttaa
- the LOC111588293 gene encoding uncharacterized protein LOC111588293 isoform X3 — MDSERVMFCPFCGEHMSRLTRFCFSCGRSLECLNGADQTDRAETQETSQPSVNAKQAEKSCPSYKHFLEYRSSKSKERQSCNYRPRGRHRAKQRNHVQINIGLMMPHGNDGTDFKPVRGKSLPLFVDPEVEAPDLLKQAVKKMRTFNKDVPEGPYVLLYPDCSEVVHVPGSEKTFKLADYKKELGRPYCRINFFICLETHFKGEVGDTSDSDSEIIITSRSTAEFNQADTVVFEPPNQSTPKHKTEDKRNALRHSTTIQPGLIEISDAEDMDPPETNSAKTSCYGKYTDLYAPGVEEDDEELVTVTEEISQHTAREEMNITLPDVVANLSLPIDHKNVCRFNISRANVWDGAVRGFKRTTYSETYDMLVRFTDDAGVFEEGIDTGGPRREFLTLLMKHLKDRPIFDGPEGHRFLVYNANAVREDEYFMAGKMIAVSIVHGGPGPHFLSEDLVHYLAGQPSFKAAVSLITDEEIGKALREIENATSLDALRECILRHSTMLQTAGCLRHVAALGEKKEVVADYLRWYIIDRNSSVIDRFKDGLTTLQFLNALQQHPSLLSPVLCHTAKPLTGLELERLFKPNLSPSGSNRRLKESQTLAYWADYLLDCEGKASVSVEDVLMFATGLSSLPPSGLEPLPQIQFLDDSPFPMANTCSNLLKLPLLDSYSMFKSQMDFGIENSPGFGCF, encoded by the exons atggacagcgagcgggtgatgttttgcccgttttgtggggaacatatgagccgattgacgcggttttgtttttcgtgtggtcggtctttagagtgtttaaatggcgcagatcagaccgacagagcagaaacacaggAGACATCTCAACCATCGGTTAATGCTAAACAGG CAGAAAAATCGTGTCCATCATATAAGCATTTCCTGGAGTACAGAAGCTCAAAGTCAAAGGAGCGGCAGTCATGTAACTACAGGCCGCGTGGAAGACATCGGGCTAAACAACGAAATCATGTCCAG ataaacattgGGTTGATGATGCCACATGGAAATGATGGAACTGATTTCAAACCTGTAAGAGGGAAAAGTCTTCCGTTATTTGTTGACCCAGAGGTCGAAGCACCTGATCTTCTGAAACAAGCTGTGAAGAAAATGAGAACATTCAACAAGGACGTGCCAGAAGGACCATATGTCCTTTTGTATCCAGACTGCTCAGAGGTGGTCCATGTGCCAGGGTCAGAAAAAACGTTCAAACTGGCTGATTATAAAAAGGAACTAGGGAGGCCATACTGCAGGATCAACTTTTTCATTTGCCTTGAAACACATTTCAAAGGAG aagtgGGAGATACCTCAGACTCTGATTCTGAAATTATCATCACATCAAGGAGCACAGCTGAATTTAATCAAGCTGACACTGTG GTTTTTGAACCACCAAACCAAAGTACTCccaaacacaaaactgaagaTAAAAG AAATGCACTACGACATTCAACAACAATTCAGCCTGGACTG atAGAAATATCTGATGCTGAGGATATGGATCCACCTGAAACTAATTCAGCTAAGACTTCTTGCTATGG TAAATACACGGACCTGTATGCACCAGGTGTTGAGGAAGATGACGAGGAGCTGGTTACAGTCACTGAGGAAATTTCCCAGCACACAGCAAG GGAGGAGATGAACATAACACTACCTGACGTTGTGGCAAATCTGTCACTTCCTATTGatcacaaaaatgtctgcaGATTCAACATCTCAAGGGCTAATGTTTGGGATGGAGCAGTCAGAGGTTTCAAGCGTACAACATATTCTGAAACCTATGACATGCTTGTCAGATTTACTGATGATGCTGGTGTCTTTGAGGAGGGAATTGATACAGGTGGTCCAAGAAGAGAATTTTTAACTCTGCTAATGAAACACCTGAAAGACCGACCCATTTTTGATGGACCAGAAGGACATCGGTTCTTGGTCTACAATGCAAATG CTGTTAGGGAGGATGAATACTTCATGGCAGGAAAGATGATCGCAGTGTCAATTGTACATGGAGGTCCAGGACCCCATTTCCTGTCTGAAGATCTTGTACATTACCTTGCTGGCCAGCCTTCGTTCAAAGCTGCAGTTAGTTTAATAACTGATGAAGAAATAGGGAAAGCTTTGCGAGAG ATTGAGAATGCTACTTCATTGGATGCTCTGCGGGAATGTATCCTGAGACACAGCACAATGTTACAAACAGCAGGCTGTCTGAGACATGTGGCTGCTCtgggagagaagaaagaagtTGTGGCAGACTACCTCAGATGGTATATTATTGACCGCAACTCATCTGTAATTGACAG ATTCAAAGATGGTCTTACTACCCTTCAGTTTCTTAATGCACTACAACAACACCCTTCTTTGCTGTCCCCTGTCCTGTGCCACACTGCAAAGCCACTCACTGGCTTGGAACTTGAGAGACTCTTCAAACCTAACCTCAGCCCTTCAGGGAGTAACAGGAGACTAAAAGAAAGTCAAACTTTGGCCTACTGGGCAGACTACCTCCTTGATTGTGaag GCAAGGCCTCTGTGTCTGTGGAGGATGTTTTGATGTTTGCAACTGGGCTGTCATCACTTCCCCCTTCTGGTTTGGAACCACTGCCTCAAATACAGTTCCTGGATGACTCTCCATTCCCGATGGCAAATACATGTTCAAACTTGCTAAAATTACCACTCCTTGATTCATACAGTATGTTTAAGTCACAAATGGACTTTGGAATTGAAAATAGTCCAGgatttggctgtttttaa
- the LOC111588293 gene encoding uncharacterized protein LOC111588293 isoform X1, translating to MDSERVMFCPFCGEHMSRLTRFCFSCGRSLECLNGADQTDRAETQETSQPSVNAKQAEKSCPSYKHFLEYRSSKSKERQSCNYRPRGRHRAKQRNHVQINIGLMMPHGNDGTDFKPVRGKSLPLFVDPEVEAPDLLKQAVKKMRTFNKDVPEGPYVLLYPDCSEVVHVPGSEKTFKLADYKKELGRPYCRINFFICLETHFKGEVGDTSDSDSEIIITSRSTAEFNQADTVVFEPPNQSTPKHKTEDKRNALRHSTTIQPGLIEISDAEDMDPPETNSAKTSCYGKYTDLYAPGVEEDDEELVTVTEEISQHTAREEMNITLPDVVANLSLPIDHKNVCRFNISRANVWDGAVRGFKRTTYSETYDMLVRFTDDAGVFEEGIDTGGPRREFLTLLMKHLKDRPIFDGPEGHRFLVYNANAVREDEYFMAGKMIAVSIVHGGPGPHFLSEDLVHYLAGQPSFKAAVSLITDEEIGKALREIENATSLDALRECILRHSTMLQTAGCLRHVAALGEKKEVVADYLRWYIIDRNSSVIDRFKDGLTTLQFLNALQQHPSLLSPVLCHTAKPLTGLELERLFKPNLSPSGSNRRLKESQTLAYWADYLLDCEEGKASVSVEDVLMFATGLSSLPPSGLEPLPQIQFLDDSPFPMANTCSNLLKLPLLDSYSMFKSQMDFGIENSPGFGCF from the exons atggacagcgagcgggtgatgttttgcccgttttgtggggaacatatgagccgattgacgcggttttgtttttcgtgtggtcggtctttagagtgtttaaatggcgcagatcagaccgacagagcagaaacacaggAGACATCTCAACCATCGGTTAATGCTAAACAGG CAGAAAAATCGTGTCCATCATATAAGCATTTCCTGGAGTACAGAAGCTCAAAGTCAAAGGAGCGGCAGTCATGTAACTACAGGCCGCGTGGAAGACATCGGGCTAAACAACGAAATCATGTCCAG ataaacattgGGTTGATGATGCCACATGGAAATGATGGAACTGATTTCAAACCTGTAAGAGGGAAAAGTCTTCCGTTATTTGTTGACCCAGAGGTCGAAGCACCTGATCTTCTGAAACAAGCTGTGAAGAAAATGAGAACATTCAACAAGGACGTGCCAGAAGGACCATATGTCCTTTTGTATCCAGACTGCTCAGAGGTGGTCCATGTGCCAGGGTCAGAAAAAACGTTCAAACTGGCTGATTATAAAAAGGAACTAGGGAGGCCATACTGCAGGATCAACTTTTTCATTTGCCTTGAAACACATTTCAAAGGAG aagtgGGAGATACCTCAGACTCTGATTCTGAAATTATCATCACATCAAGGAGCACAGCTGAATTTAATCAAGCTGACACTGTG GTTTTTGAACCACCAAACCAAAGTACTCccaaacacaaaactgaagaTAAAAG AAATGCACTACGACATTCAACAACAATTCAGCCTGGACTG atAGAAATATCTGATGCTGAGGATATGGATCCACCTGAAACTAATTCAGCTAAGACTTCTTGCTATGG TAAATACACGGACCTGTATGCACCAGGTGTTGAGGAAGATGACGAGGAGCTGGTTACAGTCACTGAGGAAATTTCCCAGCACACAGCAAG GGAGGAGATGAACATAACACTACCTGACGTTGTGGCAAATCTGTCACTTCCTATTGatcacaaaaatgtctgcaGATTCAACATCTCAAGGGCTAATGTTTGGGATGGAGCAGTCAGAGGTTTCAAGCGTACAACATATTCTGAAACCTATGACATGCTTGTCAGATTTACTGATGATGCTGGTGTCTTTGAGGAGGGAATTGATACAGGTGGTCCAAGAAGAGAATTTTTAACTCTGCTAATGAAACACCTGAAAGACCGACCCATTTTTGATGGACCAGAAGGACATCGGTTCTTGGTCTACAATGCAAATG CTGTTAGGGAGGATGAATACTTCATGGCAGGAAAGATGATCGCAGTGTCAATTGTACATGGAGGTCCAGGACCCCATTTCCTGTCTGAAGATCTTGTACATTACCTTGCTGGCCAGCCTTCGTTCAAAGCTGCAGTTAGTTTAATAACTGATGAAGAAATAGGGAAAGCTTTGCGAGAG ATTGAGAATGCTACTTCATTGGATGCTCTGCGGGAATGTATCCTGAGACACAGCACAATGTTACAAACAGCAGGCTGTCTGAGACATGTGGCTGCTCtgggagagaagaaagaagtTGTGGCAGACTACCTCAGATGGTATATTATTGACCGCAACTCATCTGTAATTGACAG ATTCAAAGATGGTCTTACTACCCTTCAGTTTCTTAATGCACTACAACAACACCCTTCTTTGCTGTCCCCTGTCCTGTGCCACACTGCAAAGCCACTCACTGGCTTGGAACTTGAGAGACTCTTCAAACCTAACCTCAGCCCTTCAGGGAGTAACAGGAGACTAAAAGAAAGTCAAACTTTGGCCTACTGGGCAGACTACCTCCTTGATTGTGaag aagGCAAGGCCTCTGTGTCTGTGGAGGATGTTTTGATGTTTGCAACTGGGCTGTCATCACTTCCCCCTTCTGGTTTGGAACCACTGCCTCAAATACAGTTCCTGGATGACTCTCCATTCCCGATGGCAAATACATGTTCAAACTTGCTAAAATTACCACTCCTTGATTCATACAGTATGTTTAAGTCACAAATGGACTTTGGAATTGAAAATAGTCCAGgatttggctgtttttaa